A single region of the Drosophila takahashii strain IR98-3 E-12201 chromosome 2R, DtakHiC1v2, whole genome shotgun sequence genome encodes:
- the LOC108057577 gene encoding selenoprotein H isoform X1, translating into MPPKGPGKKKKEVDWADDEHFSKERSMIYIEHTYECPIFQTKADECGSFLQQRIPERKFQLVKNKYGRQVPREGAFEIGFSQNARTSVHLLWSGLEKGPPRRDKFPLDYETLVPDVNRILKKFYPDKAVGVPEEDEDEDKEDMA; encoded by the exons ATGCCACCCAAGGGTCCGggtaagaagaagaaggaagtGGATTGGGCCGACGATGAGCACTTCTCCAAAGAGCGTTCCATGATCTACATCGAGCATACGTACGAGTGCCCCATTTTCCAGACCAAGGCCGACGAGTGTGGATCGTTCCTGCAGCAGCGGATTCCGGAGCGCAAGTTCCAGTTGGTGAAGAACAAGTACGGACGACAGGTGCCCCGGGAAGGAGCCTTCGAGATAGGGTTCTCGCAAAATGCCCGCACCTCCGTGCATCTTTTGTGGTCTGGCTTGGAGAAGGGACCGCCGCGTCGCGACAAGTTCCCCTTGGACTACGAAACACTCGTTCCGGATGTGAACAGGATTCTCAAGAAATTCTATCCCGACAAGGCGGTGGGCGTGCCAGAGGAAGATGAGGACGAGGATAAGGAGGACAT GGCGTGA
- the LOC108057577 gene encoding selenoprotein H isoform X2: MPPKGPGKKKKEVDWADDEHFSKERSMIYIEHTYECPIFQTKADECGSFLQQRIPERKFQLVKNKYGRQVPREGAFEIGFSQNARTSVHLLWSGLEKGPPRRDKFPLDYETLVPDVNRILKKFYPDKAVGVPEEDEDEDKEDM; the protein is encoded by the coding sequence ATGCCACCCAAGGGTCCGggtaagaagaagaaggaagtGGATTGGGCCGACGATGAGCACTTCTCCAAAGAGCGTTCCATGATCTACATCGAGCATACGTACGAGTGCCCCATTTTCCAGACCAAGGCCGACGAGTGTGGATCGTTCCTGCAGCAGCGGATTCCGGAGCGCAAGTTCCAGTTGGTGAAGAACAAGTACGGACGACAGGTGCCCCGGGAAGGAGCCTTCGAGATAGGGTTCTCGCAAAATGCCCGCACCTCCGTGCATCTTTTGTGGTCTGGCTTGGAGAAGGGACCGCCGCGTCGCGACAAGTTCCCCTTGGACTACGAAACACTCGTTCCGGATGTGAACAGGATTCTCAAGAAATTCTATCCCGACAAGGCGGTGGGCGTGCCAGAGGAAGATGAGGACGAGGATAAGGAGGACATGTAA